Proteins co-encoded in one Arthrobacter globiformis genomic window:
- the lysS gene encoding lysine--tRNA ligase: MTVTSQNTPAPKNAPEPLDASEQMRIRMDKRAKLIERGSEAYPVGVERTHSLSEIREKYAHLQADETTGDVVGVTGRVVFVRNTGKLCFATLQEGGTDGKGTRLQAMLSLANVGEEALADWKALVDLGDHVFIKGEVISSRRGELSVMAESWSMASKALRPLPVLHAELNEETRVRQRYVDLMVRDEAREMVYTRAAITRSIRETLFRHTYVEVETPILQLVHGGALARPFETHMNAFDQKMTLRIATELYLKRAVVGGIDRVYDMGRVFRNEGVDSTHSPEFTTLECYEAWADQFVMAERIKEIILDAADAVGAGRTLQTEAGEINLDGDWAWVAVYPGLSEAVGQEITPDTTLEELRAVAEKHDVKVDPKWDAEKLAVELFGEIVEPTLLNPTFVYNYPPSAQPLARPHREDGRLIEAWDLIIGGMERGTAFSELIDPVIQRERLTEQSMHAAAGDVEAMQLDEDFLRALEYGAPPMGGIGLGIDRLVMLFTGAGIRETILFPLLKPEGH, translated from the coding sequence ATGACTGTGACTTCCCAAAACACCCCCGCCCCCAAGAACGCCCCAGAACCGCTCGACGCCAGCGAACAGATGCGCATCCGCATGGACAAGCGCGCCAAGCTGATCGAACGCGGGTCGGAGGCGTACCCGGTGGGTGTTGAGCGCACGCACTCGCTCAGCGAGATCCGCGAAAAGTACGCCCATCTGCAGGCCGACGAGACCACCGGCGACGTCGTGGGCGTCACCGGCCGCGTGGTGTTCGTCCGGAACACGGGCAAGCTGTGCTTCGCCACGCTGCAGGAAGGCGGCACCGACGGCAAGGGTACCCGGCTGCAGGCCATGCTCAGCCTGGCGAACGTGGGCGAAGAGGCCCTCGCGGACTGGAAGGCCCTGGTTGACCTGGGTGACCACGTCTTCATCAAGGGCGAAGTCATCTCGTCCCGCCGCGGTGAGCTCTCCGTCATGGCCGAGTCCTGGTCCATGGCCTCCAAAGCGCTCCGCCCGCTGCCCGTGCTGCACGCCGAACTCAACGAGGAAACCCGCGTCCGCCAGCGCTACGTGGACCTGATGGTCCGCGACGAGGCCCGCGAAATGGTCTACACCCGCGCCGCCATCACCCGCTCGATCCGCGAGACACTGTTCCGCCACACGTACGTCGAGGTGGAAACGCCCATTCTGCAGCTGGTCCACGGCGGCGCCCTGGCCCGGCCGTTCGAAACCCATATGAATGCGTTCGACCAGAAGATGACGCTGCGCATCGCCACCGAGCTGTACCTCAAGCGCGCCGTGGTGGGCGGCATCGACCGCGTCTACGACATGGGCCGCGTGTTCCGCAACGAGGGCGTGGACTCGACCCACAGCCCGGAGTTCACCACGCTTGAGTGCTACGAGGCGTGGGCGGACCAGTTCGTCATGGCCGAGCGCATCAAGGAGATCATCCTGGATGCAGCGGACGCCGTGGGGGCCGGACGCACGCTGCAGACCGAGGCCGGGGAGATCAACCTCGACGGTGACTGGGCCTGGGTGGCCGTGTACCCGGGGCTTTCGGAAGCAGTAGGCCAGGAGATCACCCCGGACACCACGCTCGAGGAACTGCGCGCCGTGGCCGAGAAGCACGACGTCAAGGTGGACCCCAAGTGGGACGCCGAGAAGCTGGCCGTGGAACTCTTCGGCGAAATCGTGGAACCCACCCTGCTGAACCCCACGTTTGTCTACAACTACCCGCCGTCCGCCCAGCCGCTGGCCCGCCCGCACCGCGAGGACGGCCGCCTGATCGAGGCCTGGGACCTGATCATCGGCGGCATGGAGCGCGGCACCGCCTTCTCCGAGCTCATTGACCCGGTCATCCAGCGCGAACGCCTCACCGAACAGTCCATGCACGCAGCCGCCGGCGACGTCGAGGCCATGCAGCTGGACGAGGACTTCCTCCGCGCTCTGGAGTACGGCGCACCGCCCATGGGCGGCATCGGCCTGGGCATCGACCGCCTGGTCATGCTCTTCACCGGCGCGGGCATCCGGGAAACCATTCTCTTCCCCCTGCTCAAGCCCGAAGGCCACTGA
- a CDS encoding histone-like nucleoid-structuring protein Lsr2, with the protein MAQKVNIVLVDDLDGGSADETVRFGLDGVGYEIDLSSANASELRSSLERFVSAGRKTSGGRPTRAKASGGRSQDSAQIRQWARDHGYTVNARGRIQAEIQEAYQKANS; encoded by the coding sequence ATGGCACAGAAAGTCAATATCGTCCTTGTGGACGATCTGGATGGGGGATCTGCGGACGAAACCGTTCGCTTCGGGCTGGATGGCGTCGGTTATGAAATTGACCTGTCCTCGGCCAATGCATCAGAACTGCGGTCGTCACTGGAACGCTTTGTTTCAGCCGGCCGCAAAACGTCCGGCGGCCGCCCTACCCGTGCCAAGGCATCGGGAGGACGCAGTCAGGACTCTGCCCAGATACGCCAGTGGGCACGGGACCACGGTTACACCGTAAACGCGCGCGGCCGTATTCAGGCAGAAATCCAGGAAGCCTACCAAAAGGCCAATTCCTAG
- a CDS encoding ATP-dependent Clp protease ATP-binding subunit translates to MFERFTDRARRVVVLAQEEARMLNHNYIGTEHILLGLIHEGEGVAAKALESLSISLDGVREQVQEIIGQGQQAPSGHIPFTPRAKKVLELSLREALQLGHNYIGTEHILLGLIREGEGVAAQVLVKLGADLNRVRQQVIQLLSGYQGKETTGAGVGQSQAEGTPAGSVVLDQFGRNLTQAARENKLDPVIGREQEMERVMQVLSRRTKNNPVLIGEPGVGKTAVVEGLAQAIVRGDVPETIKDKQLYTLDLGSLVAGSRYRGDFEERLKKVLKEIRTRGDIILFIDEIHTLVGAGAAEGAIDAASILKPMLARGELQTIGATTLDEYRKHIEKDAALERRFQPIQVKEPSVAHAIEILKGLRDRYEAHHRVTITDGALASAANLSERYISDRFLPDKAIDLIDEAGARLRIRRMTAPPELKEMDERISELKMEKESAIDAQDFEGAAALRDKEQKLITERSEKERHWKTGGMDDISEVDEDLIAEVLANSTGIPVFKLTEEESSRLLKMEDELHKRVVGQNEAIRSLSQAIRRTRAGLKDPKRPGGSFIFAGPTGVGKTELAKALAEFLFGEEDALITLDMSEYSEKHTVSRLFGAPPGYVGYEEGGQLTEKVRRRPFSVVLFDEVEKAHADLFNSLLQILEDGRLTDSQGRVVDFKNTVIIMTTNLGTRDISKSVATGFQSGTDTQTGYNRMRARVTEELKQHFRPEFLNRVDDVVVFPQLTQDEIIEIVDMFVTRLEKRLKDKDMGIELTKAAKVLLATRGYDPAMGARPLRRTIQREIEDQLSEKILFGELHPGDIVVVDVDGEGDDAKFTFAGNAKPRIPEIAPSA, encoded by the coding sequence ATGTTTGAGCGATTTACGGACCGTGCCCGTCGCGTAGTTGTGCTTGCCCAAGAAGAGGCACGCATGCTGAACCACAATTACATTGGTACCGAACACATCCTCTTGGGTCTGATCCACGAGGGTGAGGGCGTTGCCGCCAAAGCTCTTGAGTCCTTGAGCATTTCGCTCGACGGCGTCCGCGAGCAGGTGCAGGAGATCATCGGCCAGGGCCAGCAGGCGCCTTCCGGCCACATCCCCTTCACGCCGCGTGCAAAGAAGGTGCTGGAGCTTTCCCTGCGTGAAGCCCTGCAGCTCGGCCACAACTACATCGGCACGGAGCACATCCTGCTGGGACTCATCCGCGAGGGTGAGGGTGTGGCAGCGCAGGTGCTGGTGAAGCTCGGTGCCGACCTCAACCGGGTCCGCCAGCAGGTCATCCAGCTGCTCTCCGGCTACCAGGGCAAGGAAACCACCGGTGCCGGCGTCGGCCAGAGCCAGGCAGAGGGTACCCCCGCCGGCTCTGTTGTGCTGGACCAGTTCGGCCGGAACCTGACGCAGGCTGCCCGCGAGAACAAGCTGGACCCTGTGATCGGACGCGAGCAGGAAATGGAACGCGTCATGCAGGTCCTTTCCCGCCGCACCAAGAACAACCCCGTGCTGATCGGCGAGCCCGGCGTCGGCAAGACCGCCGTCGTCGAGGGCCTAGCCCAGGCGATTGTGCGCGGCGACGTGCCGGAGACCATCAAGGACAAGCAGCTGTACACGCTGGACCTTGGCTCCCTGGTGGCCGGCTCCCGCTACCGCGGTGACTTCGAAGAGCGGCTGAAGAAGGTCCTCAAGGAAATCCGCACCCGCGGCGACATCATTCTCTTCATCGACGAGATCCACACCCTGGTGGGTGCCGGTGCCGCCGAAGGCGCCATCGACGCAGCCTCGATCCTGAAGCCCATGCTGGCCCGCGGCGAGCTGCAGACCATCGGTGCCACCACGCTGGACGAGTACCGCAAGCACATCGAGAAGGACGCCGCCCTCGAGCGCCGCTTCCAGCCCATCCAGGTCAAGGAGCCCTCGGTTGCGCACGCAATTGAGATCCTCAAGGGCCTGCGGGACCGTTACGAGGCACACCACCGCGTCACCATCACCGACGGCGCCCTCGCCTCGGCCGCGAATCTTTCCGAGCGCTACATTTCGGACCGGTTCCTGCCGGACAAGGCGATCGACCTCATCGACGAAGCCGGTGCCCGGCTCCGCATCCGCCGCATGACGGCTCCGCCGGAGCTCAAGGAGATGGACGAGCGCATCTCCGAGCTGAAGATGGAGAAGGAGTCCGCGATTGACGCGCAGGACTTCGAAGGCGCCGCAGCGCTGCGCGACAAGGAGCAGAAGCTCATCACCGAGCGGTCGGAGAAGGAACGCCACTGGAAGACCGGCGGCATGGACGACATCTCCGAGGTGGACGAGGACCTGATCGCTGAAGTCCTGGCCAACTCCACGGGCATCCCGGTCTTCAAGCTGACCGAGGAAGAGTCCTCGCGACTGCTGAAGATGGAAGACGAGCTGCACAAGCGCGTTGTCGGCCAGAACGAGGCCATCAGGTCCCTGTCCCAGGCCATCCGCCGCACGCGTGCAGGCCTGAAGGACCCCAAGCGTCCGGGTGGCTCGTTCATCTTCGCCGGCCCCACGGGCGTCGGCAAGACCGAACTCGCCAAGGCCCTCGCGGAGTTCCTGTTCGGTGAAGAAGATGCGCTGATCACCCTGGACATGTCTGAGTACTCGGAGAAGCACACGGTATCGCGGCTCTTCGGTGCCCCTCCGGGCTACGTCGGGTACGAGGAAGGCGGGCAGCTGACCGAAAAGGTCCGGCGCCGTCCGTTCTCCGTGGTCCTGTTCGACGAGGTGGAAAAGGCCCACGCGGACCTCTTCAACTCTCTGCTGCAGATCCTGGAGGACGGCCGCCTGACCGACTCCCAGGGCCGTGTGGTGGACTTCAAGAACACCGTGATCATCATGACCACCAACCTCGGTACCCGGGACATCTCCAAGAGCGTTGCCACCGGTTTCCAGTCCGGCACGGACACCCAGACCGGTTACAACCGGATGCGCGCCCGGGTCACGGAGGAACTCAAGCAGCATTTCCGCCCCGAGTTCCTGAACCGTGTTGACGACGTTGTGGTGTTCCCGCAGCTGACGCAGGACGAGATCATCGAGATCGTGGACATGTTCGTGACGCGCCTGGAGAAGCGCCTCAAGGACAAGGACATGGGCATCGAGCTGACCAAGGCTGCCAAGGTGCTACTGGCGACCCGTGGCTACGATCCCGCCATGGGTGCCCGGCCGCTGCGCCGCACCATCCAGCGCGAGATCGAGGACCAGCTTTCGGAGAAGATCCTCTTCGGCGAGCTGCACCCAGGCGACATCGTGGTGGTGGATGTGGACGGCGAGGGAGACGACGCCAAGTTCACTTTCGCCGGCAACGCCAAGCCGCGCATTCCGGAGATCGCCCCGAGCGCCTAG
- a CDS encoding prolyl oligopeptidase family serine peptidase, with amino-acid sequence MSTGEAAILRKQPATPFHDLDHYLAIPRVSGLALSPDGQRLVTTVATLNSKGTEYGTALWELDPAGEKQARRITRSAKGEAGAAFAANGDVYFTSARPDPDKEADGDPVSALWVLPADGGEARVVLSRAGGVDKVMAARDANAAFVTASVLAGSSDEEDDAERRKSRKDNKVAAILHSEYPVRYWDADLGPAQPRLFAVEPGPEQEPGRPATVDSAPPLTLRNLTPQAGSRLREAVSVVSPDGKTLYTSILKPLPKADLRSVLAAVDVATGTLRVLLDEEGMDFFPGPVSPDGATLAVLSVSDTTPQLAPQVKLHLLDVSGEAGREDLQPLAHGWDRWPHPEAWLPDGSTLLVTADDDGASPVFSVNVAAGAARGSVTRVTPDAAAYTDVVVSPDGRSAYALRSSYEFPAEPVRIDLAAGDVTRLPSPAERPQTEGSLERVETTAADGSRVPAYLALPAGASAESPAPLLLWIHGGPLGSWNAWTWRWNPWLLTARGYAVLLPDPALSTGYGQGYIQRGWGGWGKAPYTDLMAITDAVVQRPDIDESRTAAMGGSFGGYMANWVAGQTDRFKAIVTHASLWALDQFGPTTDASQYWLKEMTAEMALENSPHLHVEKIRTPMLVIHGDKDYRVPIGEGLRLWYELLSKSQLATDENGQTSHRFLFYPDENHWILQPQHAKVWYGVVEHFLARNVLGKDIGLPADLGL; translated from the coding sequence ATGTCAACTGGAGAAGCAGCGATCCTGCGTAAGCAACCGGCGACCCCTTTCCACGACCTCGACCACTACCTGGCGATCCCGCGAGTCAGTGGCCTGGCCCTCAGCCCCGACGGCCAGCGGCTGGTGACCACGGTCGCCACGCTCAACAGCAAGGGCACCGAATACGGCACGGCGCTGTGGGAGCTGGACCCGGCTGGTGAGAAGCAGGCCCGCAGGATCACCCGCAGTGCCAAGGGCGAAGCCGGGGCTGCGTTCGCGGCCAACGGTGACGTCTACTTCACGTCCGCCCGGCCGGATCCGGACAAGGAGGCCGACGGCGATCCCGTCAGTGCGCTCTGGGTGCTCCCCGCAGATGGCGGCGAGGCCCGCGTGGTCCTGTCGCGGGCCGGCGGCGTGGACAAGGTCATGGCGGCCAGGGACGCAAACGCGGCCTTCGTCACTGCCTCTGTTCTTGCCGGCTCCAGCGACGAGGAGGACGACGCCGAGCGCCGCAAGAGCCGCAAGGACAACAAGGTGGCGGCCATCCTGCACAGCGAATATCCGGTGCGCTACTGGGACGCGGACCTCGGCCCCGCCCAGCCACGGCTCTTCGCAGTGGAGCCGGGGCCAGAGCAGGAACCAGGCAGGCCCGCCACCGTGGACAGCGCCCCGCCCCTCACCCTGCGCAACCTCACCCCACAGGCAGGGTCCCGCCTCCGGGAGGCCGTCTCGGTGGTCAGCCCGGACGGCAAGACCCTCTACACGAGCATTTTGAAGCCGCTGCCCAAGGCCGACCTCCGCTCGGTCCTGGCCGCCGTCGACGTTGCCACCGGTACCCTCCGGGTGCTCCTCGACGAGGAGGGGATGGATTTCTTCCCGGGGCCGGTCAGCCCCGACGGCGCCACGCTCGCCGTCCTCAGCGTCAGCGACACCACGCCGCAGCTTGCCCCGCAGGTCAAGCTGCACCTTCTTGATGTCTCCGGCGAAGCTGGCCGGGAGGACCTGCAGCCCCTGGCTCACGGCTGGGACCGGTGGCCCCACCCGGAGGCATGGCTCCCGGACGGTTCCACCCTCCTGGTCACGGCGGACGACGACGGCGCGTCGCCGGTTTTCAGCGTCAACGTTGCGGCGGGTGCCGCCCGGGGGAGCGTCACCCGCGTGACGCCGGACGCGGCGGCCTACACCGACGTCGTCGTTTCACCCGACGGACGCAGCGCCTACGCGCTTCGGAGCTCGTACGAGTTCCCCGCCGAGCCTGTCCGGATCGACCTCGCCGCCGGGGACGTGACGCGGCTGCCGTCCCCGGCGGAGCGGCCGCAAACGGAAGGGTCGCTGGAGCGGGTGGAGACGACGGCGGCCGACGGCTCACGCGTGCCCGCTTACCTGGCCCTGCCCGCCGGGGCCTCCGCCGAGAGCCCTGCGCCGCTGCTGCTGTGGATCCACGGCGGCCCGCTGGGATCCTGGAATGCCTGGACCTGGCGCTGGAACCCCTGGCTGCTCACGGCCCGGGGCTACGCTGTCCTGCTTCCGGATCCCGCATTGTCCACGGGCTACGGCCAGGGCTACATCCAGCGCGGCTGGGGCGGCTGGGGCAAGGCACCATACACGGACCTCATGGCCATCACGGATGCGGTGGTGCAGCGGCCGGATATCGACGAAAGCCGCACAGCTGCGATGGGCGGCTCCTTCGGCGGTTACATGGCCAACTGGGTGGCCGGGCAGACGGACCGCTTCAAGGCGATCGTGACCCACGCCAGCCTGTGGGCGCTTGACCAGTTCGGGCCCACCACCGACGCGTCGCAGTACTGGCTCAAGGAAATGACGGCCGAAATGGCGCTGGAGAACTCCCCGCACCTGCACGTCGAGAAGATCCGGACGCCCATGTTGGTGATCCACGGCGACAAGGACTACCGGGTGCCCATCGGGGAAGGCCTGCGGCTCTGGTACGAGCTGCTGTCCAAGTCCCAGCTCGCCACCGACGAGAACGGGCAGACCAGCCACCGGTTCCTCTTCTACCCCGACGAAAACCACTGGATCCTGCAGCCGCAGCACGCCAAGGTCTGGTACGGCGTGGTTGAACACTTCCTGGCCAGGAACGTCCTCGGCAAGGACATCGGGCTGCCGGCGGATTTGGGCCTCTAG
- a CDS encoding amino-acid N-acetyltransferase — MGAVTDSFTVRPARTSDVAAIKKLVAPLAEERILMAKETVAYYESLQEFLIAESAAGEVIGCGALHVMWEDLAEVRTLAASDAWRGKGVGHVLVESLLKQAEALGVARVFCLTFEVDFFKRHGFEVMADQSAVDPQVYSELLRSHDEGVAEFLDLARVKPNTLGNTRMIKAL; from the coding sequence ATGGGGGCTGTGACTGACTCCTTCACTGTTCGCCCTGCCCGGACCAGCGATGTGGCTGCCATCAAGAAACTGGTGGCGCCGTTGGCGGAAGAGCGAATACTGATGGCCAAGGAGACGGTGGCCTATTACGAGAGCCTGCAGGAGTTCCTCATAGCCGAGTCGGCGGCCGGAGAGGTCATCGGCTGCGGCGCCCTGCATGTCATGTGGGAGGACCTCGCGGAAGTCCGCACCCTGGCGGCCTCGGATGCGTGGCGTGGCAAGGGCGTGGGACACGTCCTGGTCGAGAGCCTCCTGAAGCAGGCAGAGGCGCTGGGCGTCGCGCGCGTGTTCTGCCTGACCTTCGAGGTGGACTTCTTCAAGCGGCACGGCTTCGAGGTGATGGCGGACCAGTCGGCCGTGGACCCGCAGGTGTACTCCGAACTGCTGCGCTCGCATGACGAAGGCGTGGCGGAGTTCCTGGACCTCGCGCGCGTGAAGCCCAACACGCTCGGCAACACGCGGATGATCAAGGCTCTCTAG
- a CDS encoding glycosyltransferase has protein sequence MRAGHESRRGRVFVLTGTASVFRPAALQAVAENRGSALPGVAGDVYDTWALTEDNELTIALKSLGGLMVSPPECAVVTELMPTWRTLWAQRLRWQRDALEYLGAYGLTPPTARYWAPKFGLGYGVIALSSYLLLSLLTVLALDTWIWFPFWLGLGLLFSFERMVTVWRGGCWRASWP, from the coding sequence GTGCGCGCGGGACATGAGTCACGGCGGGGCCGGGTCTTTGTGCTCACGGGAACCGCCTCGGTATTCCGTCCGGCGGCGCTGCAGGCCGTGGCAGAGAACCGCGGCTCGGCACTGCCCGGCGTGGCAGGGGACGTCTACGACACCTGGGCGCTCACCGAAGACAACGAGCTGACCATTGCCCTGAAGTCACTTGGCGGCCTCATGGTCTCCCCGCCGGAGTGCGCGGTGGTCACCGAACTCATGCCGACGTGGCGGACGCTCTGGGCCCAGCGCCTGCGGTGGCAGCGCGATGCCCTGGAGTACCTGGGTGCCTACGGCCTGACCCCGCCGACCGCCCGGTACTGGGCCCCGAAGTTCGGCCTCGGTTACGGCGTGATCGCCCTGAGTTCCTACCTGCTGCTGAGTCTACTGACGGTGCTCGCGCTGGACACGTGGATCTGGTTCCCCTTCTGGCTGGGGCTCGGCCTGCTTTTCTCGTTTGAGCGGATGGTCACCGTCTGGCGCGGAGGCTGTTGGCGCGCCTCCTGGCCCTGA
- the dhaK gene encoding dihydroxyacetone kinase subunit DhaK, whose product MKKLINDPRAVVDESVEGFGLAHADLVTVSADPKYVTRKDAPVAGKVGLVSGGGSGHEPLHAGFVGRGMLDAAVPGAVFTSPTPDQIIPATLAVNSGAGVVHIVKNYTGDVLNFETAAEMAQAEGVEVRTVLVNDDVAVQDSLYTAGRRGVGGTVLVEKIAGAAAERGDDLEAVAAIGDRVNQNVRTMGVALSACTVPHAGTPSFDLDDNEIEIGIGIHGEPGRHKIPMENADGITNRLLEPILSDLGTASGEKVLLFVNGMGGTPLSELYIVYRRAAQILAERGIAVERSLVGNYITSLEMQGCSVSVLRLDDEMTALWDAPVHTPALRWGV is encoded by the coding sequence ATGAAAAAGCTCATCAATGACCCCCGCGCTGTAGTCGATGAATCCGTGGAAGGGTTCGGTCTTGCCCATGCGGACCTCGTGACCGTCAGCGCAGACCCGAAGTACGTCACGCGCAAGGATGCCCCCGTTGCCGGCAAGGTGGGCCTGGTGTCCGGCGGTGGCAGTGGGCATGAACCCCTGCATGCCGGCTTTGTGGGGCGCGGCATGCTCGACGCCGCTGTGCCCGGCGCCGTCTTTACCTCACCGACCCCCGACCAGATCATTCCGGCCACGCTCGCCGTGAACTCCGGCGCCGGCGTGGTCCACATCGTAAAGAACTACACCGGTGACGTCCTGAACTTTGAGACGGCGGCGGAGATGGCCCAGGCGGAGGGCGTGGAAGTCCGTACCGTGCTCGTCAACGACGACGTCGCGGTGCAGGATTCGCTGTACACGGCTGGACGCCGGGGAGTGGGCGGCACGGTCCTGGTGGAGAAGATCGCCGGTGCCGCAGCAGAGCGCGGCGACGACCTCGAGGCGGTGGCGGCCATCGGCGACCGCGTCAACCAGAATGTGCGGACCATGGGTGTCGCACTCTCGGCCTGCACCGTCCCCCACGCCGGCACTCCGAGCTTTGACCTCGACGACAACGAGATCGAAATCGGCATCGGGATCCATGGCGAGCCGGGCCGGCACAAGATCCCCATGGAGAATGCCGATGGCATCACCAACCGCCTGCTGGAGCCGATTCTCAGCGACCTCGGAACGGCATCCGGGGAGAAGGTGTTGCTGTTCGTGAACGGCATGGGCGGAACGCCGCTGAGCGAGCTGTACATCGTCTACCGCCGGGCCGCACAGATTCTGGCGGAGCGGGGCATTGCGGTGGAGCGTTCCCTTGTGGGGAACTACATCACATCCCTTGAGATGCAGGGCTGTTCCGTCTCCGTGCTGCGGCTTGACGACGAGATGACGGCCCTCTGGGATGCACCTGTGCACACCCCCGCTCTGCGCTGGGGCGTGTAG
- the dhaL gene encoding dihydroxyacetone kinase subunit DhaL produces the protein MGLDVTWAVKWLTLSAQAMAEHRVELIELDRAIGDSDHGENMDRGFQAVLDKLAETPPETPGAALKLTAMALMSKVGGAAGPLYGTAFLRAATTLGDAANVDAAALAAALTAARDGIVARGKAEAGDKTMVDAWTPAADAAAAAAADGDTLAVLIAAAEAAEAGAVATDPLVARKGRASYLGERSAGHRDPGAASSALILRAAAGAAA, from the coding sequence GTGGGGCTGGACGTGACCTGGGCCGTCAAATGGCTGACGCTGTCCGCCCAGGCGATGGCGGAACACAGGGTGGAACTCATCGAGTTGGACAGGGCCATCGGCGATTCGGACCATGGTGAGAACATGGACCGCGGTTTCCAGGCGGTGCTGGACAAGCTGGCTGAAACCCCTCCCGAAACGCCCGGCGCAGCGCTCAAGCTGACGGCCATGGCACTGATGTCGAAGGTTGGCGGGGCTGCCGGGCCGCTCTATGGCACGGCATTCCTGCGGGCAGCGACCACGCTGGGTGATGCCGCGAATGTGGACGCCGCGGCGCTCGCCGCAGCCCTCACGGCGGCGCGGGACGGCATCGTGGCCCGCGGGAAGGCGGAGGCAGGCGACAAGACGATGGTTGATGCCTGGACCCCGGCCGCTGACGCAGCCGCAGCAGCCGCGGCCGACGGCGACACGCTGGCAGTGCTCATCGCCGCGGCGGAGGCTGCCGAGGCCGGAGCCGTGGCGACAGATCCGCTGGTGGCGCGCAAGGGCAGGGCCAGCTACCTCGGGGAGCGAAGCGCCGGCCACCGGGACCCGGGGGCCGCCTCAAGTGCCCTTATTCTTCGCGCCGCTGCGGGAGCCGCCGCATGA
- the dhaM gene encoding dihydroxyacetone kinase phosphoryl donor subunit DhaM gives MTVRIVVVSHSDKIAEGAVELAAQMAPDVMLVPAGGTSDGRIGTSMEKVLAALETAAGADGVVVLADLGSAVMTAESAMEFAEGGAPVLLADAPIVEGLVAAAVAAQGGASVHAVRRAAEATHGYPASRPKAEDHLAGSGLTASGQAAYGPATGEPAVPATPDASGDFELVNLAGVHARPAAKIAGGLSALDAEVTVNGVDGASMTGLMTLAAGKGSVLHVEAYGPDAEQAVAYVAGLVRDGFGEP, from the coding sequence ATGACGGTGCGGATCGTGGTGGTTTCGCACAGCGACAAGATTGCCGAAGGCGCCGTGGAACTCGCGGCCCAGATGGCGCCGGACGTGATGCTGGTTCCGGCGGGCGGAACGTCTGACGGCCGGATCGGCACCAGCATGGAGAAGGTGCTGGCGGCGCTGGAAACGGCTGCCGGTGCCGACGGCGTCGTGGTGCTGGCCGATCTGGGGTCAGCAGTGATGACGGCGGAGTCCGCCATGGAGTTCGCCGAGGGCGGCGCCCCGGTGCTACTCGCAGACGCCCCTATTGTGGAGGGGCTCGTGGCGGCTGCGGTGGCGGCCCAGGGCGGCGCCAGCGTTCATGCTGTCCGGCGTGCAGCCGAGGCCACGCATGGCTATCCCGCATCCCGTCCCAAGGCCGAGGACCACCTCGCCGGAAGCGGCCTGACTGCAAGCGGCCAGGCTGCATATGGCCCGGCGACGGGAGAGCCTGCAGTACCGGCCACCCCTGATGCCAGCGGCGATTTCGAGCTAGTCAACCTCGCAGGGGTGCATGCCCGGCCAGCCGCCAAGATAGCCGGCGGGCTGTCGGCGCTGGATGCGGAGGTGACCGTGAACGGAGTGGACGGCGCCTCCATGACGGGGCTGATGACGCTGGCCGCCGGCAAGGGATCAGTGCTGCACGTGGAAGCGTACGGCCCCGACGCCGAGCAGGCCGTGGCGTATGTGGCGGGGCTGGTCAGGGACGGTTTCGGGGAACCCTGA
- a CDS encoding A/G-specific adenine glycosylase: MLQQTPVVRVLPVWEEWLRRWPEPAALAREPSGEAVRAWGRLGYPRRALRLHGAAVAIDRDHGGRVPSNYAELLGLPGVGSYTAAAVAAFAYGRRETVVDTNIRRVHARLFSGTALPAPALTAAEMRLAAELLPSDAGSSVRWNASVMELGALVCTARAPKCPACPVRDRCAWLAAGEPPPSYTPKGQAWHGTDRQVRGGVMAVLRLADAPVPAEMFQQAPADLGFEAAGIGVPLAALHRLNCAPEQLERALAGLLEDGLAELHQGGYRLPA; encoded by the coding sequence ATGCTGCAGCAGACCCCCGTGGTGCGAGTACTGCCGGTCTGGGAAGAGTGGCTGCGCCGGTGGCCGGAGCCTGCCGCGCTGGCCCGGGAACCCTCGGGTGAGGCGGTCCGCGCCTGGGGCCGGCTGGGCTATCCGCGGCGCGCCCTCAGGCTGCACGGCGCGGCAGTCGCCATCGACCGCGACCACGGCGGCAGGGTCCCGTCCAACTACGCCGAGCTGCTCGGCCTGCCGGGCGTGGGCAGCTACACGGCGGCCGCAGTCGCCGCCTTTGCCTATGGTCGGCGCGAGACGGTGGTGGATACCAACATCCGCCGCGTCCACGCGCGGCTCTTTTCGGGAACGGCCCTGCCCGCCCCCGCCCTGACGGCCGCGGAGATGCGGCTTGCCGCCGAGCTGCTGCCCTCCGATGCCGGCAGTTCCGTCCGTTGGAACGCTTCGGTCATGGAGCTGGGGGCGCTGGTGTGTACGGCGCGGGCGCCCAAGTGCCCGGCCTGCCCGGTGCGCGACCGGTGTGCCTGGCTCGCCGCCGGCGAGCCACCGCCGTCGTACACGCCCAAGGGCCAGGCGTGGCACGGCACGGACCGCCAGGTCCGCGGCGGCGTGATGGCCGTGCTCCGGCTGGCGGACGCGCCGGTACCGGCGGAGATGTTCCAGCAGGCCCCGGCCGACCTCGGGTTCGAAGCCGCCGGCATCGGCGTGCCGCTGGCTGCCCTGCACCGGCTGAACTGCGCGCCGGAACAGCTGGAACGGGCGCTGGCGGGCCTGCTGGAGGACGGCCTGGCTGAGCTGCACCAGGGCGGCTACCGGCTGCCCGCCTGA